Genomic segment of Thermoplasmata archaeon:
TGCGAAATATGGTAAGGAGATATCGGAAGCACCCAAATCCGAAATTCCTGCACCTTTCAGGAAGCCCCAGGAAAGGCAAGAAGTAGACATCTATTCAAAAATGCCAGAAGAAGAGCTTGTTGAGGACTACAATGAACGCATCAGGAAGGCAAGAGAGGCAAGGGGCTGGAGTCAGGAAGAACTTGGAAAACGCATCAACGAAAAAAAATCCATAATTGCAAAGATTGAAACGAAGGAGTTTAGACCACCAGATGCACTTGCAAAAAAACTCGAGGCAACGCTCAACATAAAGCTTCTCGAAAAAGTTAATGAAAATGTGGCTCTAAAAACATCTGGAAGAGACAAAACACTCACACTGGGAGATATGATTGTAATAAGGGAGGAGAAAAAGAAGAAATGAAGGAAACCTTTTCAGGCTTCGCCCGAAAAGGTTTCATCCAAAAGATGGTAAGACCCAAAATGGATAGGTTCGGGGAACCCTTTTGCTCGCTAACGCTCGCAAAAGCGTTCACGGAAAAAAATGGCAAAAGGGTAAGTTCGGAGATGCTGAAAGCATCCCCTTAGCACAGGTACCATGGGGTGCCAACCCTTGGGGGTTACCGTAAGGGGCGCAGCCCCTCGTGGTACCGTAGGGTGCAACCCCGATCGTAAGACGGTCGTCCAATCTAGAAAAAATTGTTTGCTTCGTTCGGGGATGCCAAAGGCATCCCCTTTACACAGGTACCGTAGGGCGGTTAGCCCCGTTACTTTATTATTTTCAGTGTCCTATTTGTCTTCTCAATGCTCTTGAACTTGTCTGTCTCCAGGTTCATCATTGCTCTAATTGCATCCACATTCTCTGGCACAACATCGCTTTCCTGATGCACTGCCTGGGTGTAGTAGAGTTCCCTACCGACAACACTCACACCATCCTGCCAGACAGGAATCTCATAGAGGTCTCCTCTGGGCCTTCCGAGGTCCTTGGCATACTCCATCAACTGGGCAGTAGATTCAAATCCATGTTTTGAGTTCACAAGAATCACTCTTGTGGATTTCTTCCAGATATTGATTACATCCTCGGTTTTCACTTCCTTTTTCAATGTAACCATCACATTGTGCAGGTGCATGATTGTAGTGGGCACAACCACAGCCATGCTGCTGATGTTTATGCTCGGCACAACGCTCTGGACATCTGGACCATGATGCGAAGGAACTTTCACTTCTGGCTGAATTGCGTTTATTGGTCCCTTCTTTGAGTCATTTGGGTCTGTGGCTCTGCGCACTAGCACTACTTTCACATTCTCAATTCCAATCTCGTTGTGTATTGGCACAAGGGTTCTCAGTAAGCCAGTGGTATTGCATGAGACCACACGAACATACTTTGCCCCGATGCATTTCTCATAGTTTGCAAAGGCATTGAATGAAAGCCCTGTAAGTTTGTGTTTCTCTCCACCTTGGAATATTGCCGGCTTTCCCAGTTCCTCATAAACCTTCTTGTAATCCTCACCAGTGGTGCCACCATCTTTCTTCTTGCCAGGTGTTGCATCTACGATGATGTCCGCTTCTTCGAATAAATCTCTAGCAACCCCTGCCACCTCAAATCCTGCATCCTTGAATGCCTGGATTTTGTCCTCACTGGCTGCATAAATCTTGAAGCCCTTCTGCATTGCTGTTATGCACTCGTATGTGGGCCTTGTTTTCACAACCCCGATAATCTTCATGTCGTCCTGCCAGCTCACTGCATCCGCCACTCTCTTTCCGATGGTTCCATATCCGTTTATTGCTACCTTCACGACCATGTTAATCCCCTTGAAACTGCAATACCAACGGGATAATTAAACTTTCTCCCATGCGTTAAGATTAGTTTTATATATCACAATTCAATGGTGGTTCAGTGAGAACATGCAGACCAAGAATGTGATAAAATCTGTGATAATGCTGGGCGATGCGGCTGTAGGAAAGACAAGCCTTGTCAGAAGGTTTGTTGTAGACCAGTTTGATGATACATACATCACAACACTGGGTGCCAAGCCAATGGAGAAGGATGTGAAAATTGTAGGTAAAGACGCAATTGTGGAATTGCGAATGATAATCTGGGATATAATGGGACAGAAGGACTATGAAAGGGTTCATAAGGACATGTTCGAAGGTGTCAATGGTGGCATCCTTGTCTGCGATGTGACGAAGCCAGAGACACTGAAAAACCTTGGAGAATACTGGATTCCAAAATTTTTTGAGTATGCTGGAAAGGTTCCCCTAGTGTTGCTAGCTAATAAGGTCGACCTAAAAGACCAGATGAAAATTAATATAAAAGATATTCAGGCTCTCCTTGCTAGCTTCCAAATGAAAGATGGATGTTCACCACCTTTCTATCTGACATCGGCAAAGACAGGCGAAAATGTCCAGGTTGGATTTGAGAAACTTGGAGAACTTCTGATAAAGGACATGGGTCTTCTTTAGAGCACAATGAAAAAAATAACGGAACATCCGCCTGAAACTCTCGTGGAATTGATGGATATCATTTTAAGTAGAGTGTGCAGTGGACTAAAAAGCTCAAGAAATTTGCTGGCTAATGCATGCACTGAAATGGAAGGGTTCAGAATAGACCCTGATGCCCCAGAGCCAGAGAAAATTGAGATTTTAATCAATTATGTGGAAACGCTTAGGGATGAAAATGGAAATGTGATTTTTTCCAGCGTAGAAATTGAGGAATACAGAGCCTTCCTCAAAAAATTGACAGAACAGGAGCAAATGAAGTGATGCCTCCAGATATAGTTGTCCCGTTTGTAGATAGAAAGCAGGAGCTTAAAATTATTCAAGAACTGATTGAAGAGGCAATATCTGGTAGAACTGCTGCACTACTTATAAAAGGAGATGTGGGTATCGGAAAAACAAGATTGATGGAGCAAACTTTGGAAATCGCTAAAAATAAAAATTTCCAATATGGAGTTGGACACGGAGTAAAGGGTGTTAGGATTCCATTCGTAACCCTCACCGAATGCTTCTCAGAGCTAGGAATTGAGCATTTGCTTTCACCCCAGAAACCACCAAGAGTGGACTGTGTCTATCTATCTACAGATCGGGGACTTCTAATTGCAAAAGTGGAGCGAGAAAATTTTCAAATTAAGCCAGAAATCTTTACGGCAATGCTTGCTTTAGTAAATCGCTTTGTCCAGGACTCAATGAAACTTATTGACCCAAGTGCAGGTGGTGGACTTGGACGGCTTGAATACGAAGGTTGGTGGATTGTAGTGGAACGCCTCGGCAACCTAAACCTTGTAGCCATTCTTTCTGGCAGAGAAACGGAATTCCTAATTGAAGACATGCGAAATGCTCTTTTCAACATCCAAAGAAAGTATGGAAAGATTCTAAAAAATTGGAATGGAGATGCAGATGCAGTAACAGGCATAGAGGAAGAATTTCGTTATTTAATTACATCTGGCAAATACGATGGGATAGATTACGGAAAAGGGGACTTTGCTGCCCAGAGAACTACATTGTTTGAAAATGTGACAAGAGGGGTTTGCAGAATTGCCTCTGAAAAACCAATGCTAATTGTCATAGAAAATGTCCAGTGGGCTGACGAGTCCACTATTTCTATGGTTTCCTATCTTATCCAGAACATCCGAAACTCTAATCTGTTTGTGCTGCTCACCGCAAGAACCGACGAATTTGCTGGAAGTTTCGCAAATGATGTATTGGGAGACCTTGTGAATGCTGGAAAAATGCAGGAAATAGAGCTCGGAGAACTGTCAAAAGAAAGTGCAGTAGAAATCTTAGAGAGCATTGCAAAGGGAATCGGGAAAAATGAGGAAGTTGTGTGTGAAATTCTTTCAGAAACTGGTGGAAACCCGTTATTTCTGATTGAAATTACAATGTACATGATTGCAGAACGTGAGATAATCGAGGAAAATGGAAACTGGAAAATCGTGAAAAAGAAGGAACACCGCCTACCTAAAAAGGTGGAGGAGATTTTCAGACGAAAACTTGCAGGGC
This window contains:
- a CDS encoding multiprotein bridging factor aMBF1, producing MHCEMCGMETKVLRKVLVEGTVLSLCPKCAKYGKEISEAPKSEIPAPFRKPQERQEVDIYSKMPEEELVEDYNERIRKAREARGWSQEELGKRINEKKSIIAKIETKEFRPPDALAKKLEATLNIKLLEKVNENVALKTSGRDKTLTLGDMIVIREEKKKK
- a CDS encoding type II glyceraldehyde-3-phosphate dehydrogenase; the encoded protein is MVVKVAINGYGTIGKRVADAVSWQDDMKIIGVVKTRPTYECITAMQKGFKIYAASEDKIQAFKDAGFEVAGVARDLFEEADIIVDATPGKKKDGGTTGEDYKKVYEELGKPAIFQGGEKHKLTGLSFNAFANYEKCIGAKYVRVVSCNTTGLLRTLVPIHNEIGIENVKVVLVRRATDPNDSKKGPINAIQPEVKVPSHHGPDVQSVVPSINISSMAVVVPTTIMHLHNVMVTLKKEVKTEDVINIWKKSTRVILVNSKHGFESTAQLMEYAKDLGRPRGDLYEIPVWQDGVSVVGRELYYTQAVHQESDVVPENVDAIRAMMNLETDKFKSIEKTNRTLKIIK
- a CDS encoding Rab family GTPase translates to MQTKNVIKSVIMLGDAAVGKTSLVRRFVVDQFDDTYITTLGAKPMEKDVKIVGKDAIVELRMIIWDIMGQKDYERVHKDMFEGVNGGILVCDVTKPETLKNLGEYWIPKFFEYAGKVPLVLLANKVDLKDQMKINIKDIQALLASFQMKDGCSPPFYLTSAKTGENVQVGFEKLGELLIKDMGLL